One part of the Thermococcus litoralis DSM 5473 genome encodes these proteins:
- a CDS encoding adenylosuccinate synthetase: MPSYIVVGGQWGDEGKGSIIAYLAMHDKPEVIARGGVGTNAGHSVFINGKKYAVRQLPTGFMNEDARLLVGAGVLVDLEVFFHELEHLKDFNVKNRVGIDYRCTVIEPKHKELDRTNGYLHGKIGTTGSGCGPANADRALRKARQVKDIKELEPYLTDVAAEVNDALDDGKLVLVEGTQGFGLSLYFGTYPYVTSKDTSASAIASDVGIGPTRVDDVIVVFKSFPTRVGAGPFPTEMSEEEADRLGLVEYGTVTGRRRRVGWFDFEFARYSAKINGATILAVTMLDKYDKEAFGVTDFDKLPKRAKDFIAEIEEKVGVPVGLIKTGPELEHIIDLRENI; the protein is encoded by the coding sequence ATGCCAAGCTACATTGTTGTTGGTGGTCAATGGGGAGATGAAGGGAAAGGGTCGATAATCGCTTATCTTGCTATGCACGATAAACCAGAGGTCATAGCAAGGGGAGGAGTAGGAACAAACGCAGGGCACAGCGTTTTTATAAACGGAAAGAAGTATGCAGTAAGACAGCTTCCCACGGGTTTTATGAACGAAGATGCAAGGCTTTTGGTTGGGGCTGGGGTTTTGGTGGATCTAGAGGTTTTCTTCCATGAACTTGAGCACCTGAAAGATTTCAATGTTAAAAATAGAGTGGGCATCGATTATCGCTGTACTGTAATAGAGCCAAAGCATAAGGAACTTGACAGGACAAACGGCTATCTCCATGGAAAGATAGGAACTACCGGCTCTGGCTGTGGTCCAGCGAATGCGGATAGGGCATTAAGGAAGGCTAGGCAGGTAAAGGACATCAAGGAACTTGAGCCCTACCTAACAGACGTTGCGGCTGAAGTTAACGATGCCCTCGACGATGGAAAGCTCGTTTTGGTTGAGGGAACGCAGGGGTTTGGCTTAAGCCTCTATTTCGGCACTTATCCCTACGTTACGTCAAAAGACACCTCCGCATCGGCTATAGCAAGCGACGTTGGAATAGGCCCGACAAGGGTTGATGATGTTATAGTGGTCTTCAAGAGCTTTCCAACGAGAGTTGGGGCAGGGCCGTTCCCAACGGAGATGAGCGAAGAAGAGGCCGATAGACTGGGATTGGTCGAGTACGGCACAGTTACCGGAAGGAGAAGGAGAGTAGGGTGGTTTGACTTTGAATTCGCAAGGTATTCTGCAAAGATCAACGGTGCGACAATTTTGGCAGTGACTATGCTCGACAAGTACGATAAGGAAGCCTTTGGAGTGACTGATTTTGACAAGCTTCCAAAGAGGGCAAAAGACTTCATTGCAGAAATAGAGGAAAAAGTCGGGGTGCCAGTGGGCCTTATAAAGACCGGGCCAGAGTTGGAGCACATCATTGACTTAAGGGAAAACATTTAG
- a CDS encoding adenosylhomocysteinase: MDCTKDYCVKDIKLAPEGEKKIDWVSRFMPVLQHIRREFEKEKPFKGVRIAATLHLEMKTAFLLLTLKAAGAEVSAAASNPLSTQDDVVAALAKNGVKVYAIRGESREEYYEFMHRALDIRPNIIIDDGADMVSTVLKERQELIPEIWGASEETTTGVIRLRAMEKDGVLKFPIIAVNDSYTKYLFDNRYGTGQSTWDGIIRSTNLLVAGKNVVVVGYGWCGRGIAMRARGLGATVIVVEVDPIRALEARMDGFLVMPMSEAAKVGDIFVTSTGNINCIRREHFEFMKDGAIMANAGHFDVEISKPDLESLAVEISHPRPNITEYKLKDGRRLYLLAEGRLVNLAAADGHPAEIMDMSFALQAKAAEYIKNNRGKLEPKVYVLPREIDEMVARIKLNAMGIEIEELTEEQKKYLESWEHGT, encoded by the coding sequence ATGGACTGCACAAAAGATTATTGCGTAAAGGACATTAAACTTGCACCAGAAGGGGAGAAAAAGATAGACTGGGTTTCAAGGTTTATGCCCGTCCTCCAGCATATAAGAAGGGAATTTGAGAAGGAAAAACCCTTTAAAGGAGTTAGAATTGCTGCAACCCTTCATCTTGAAATGAAAACAGCCTTCTTGCTCTTGACTTTAAAAGCCGCAGGAGCAGAGGTCTCAGCAGCGGCAAGCAATCCATTGAGCACACAAGACGATGTTGTTGCAGCTTTGGCAAAGAATGGGGTAAAGGTCTACGCCATAAGAGGAGAAAGCAGGGAAGAGTACTACGAGTTCATGCACAGAGCATTAGACATAAGGCCAAACATCATCATAGACGACGGAGCGGACATGGTTTCAACGGTCTTAAAGGAGAGACAAGAGCTAATCCCCGAAATATGGGGGGCTAGTGAAGAAACGACCACTGGTGTGATAAGGCTGAGGGCAATGGAAAAGGACGGAGTGCTCAAATTCCCGATTATAGCAGTTAATGATTCATATACAAAATACCTCTTTGATAACCGCTATGGAACGGGCCAATCAACATGGGACGGAATAATAAGGAGCACAAACCTCCTTGTTGCAGGTAAAAACGTCGTGGTTGTCGGCTACGGGTGGTGCGGAAGAGGAATTGCGATGCGTGCAAGGGGACTGGGAGCTACGGTTATAGTGGTCGAGGTAGACCCTATTAGGGCATTAGAGGCAAGAATGGACGGGTTTTTGGTTATGCCGATGAGTGAGGCTGCTAAAGTTGGAGATATTTTTGTCACCTCAACCGGAAACATAAACTGCATCCGCAGGGAGCACTTTGAATTTATGAAGGACGGGGCAATCATGGCAAACGCCGGTCACTTTGACGTGGAAATCTCAAAGCCCGATTTAGAGAGCTTGGCAGTAGAGATTAGCCATCCAAGGCCAAACATTACTGAGTACAAACTCAAAGATGGAAGAAGGTTATATCTCCTAGCAGAAGGTAGACTTGTTAATCTAGCAGCTGCTGATGGACATCCAGCAGAGATTATGGACATGAGCTTTGCTTTGCAGGCGAAAGCAGCAGAGTACATCAAGAACAACCGTGGAAAGCTTGAACCTAAGGTCTATGTCCTTCCAAGAGAAATCGACGAAATGGTCGCAAGGATTAAGCTCAATGCAATGGGCATTGAGATTGAAGAGCTAACCGAAGAACAGAAGAAGTACTTGGAAAGCTGGGAGCATGGGACTTAA
- a CDS encoding alpha/beta hydrolase, producing the protein MIYKAKFGTPEKGWVVLVHGLGEHIGRYGKLIKTLTEEGFAVYTFDWPGHGRSDGKRGHASIEEAMEIIDSIIEELGEKPFLFGHSLGGLTVIRYAETRPDRIRGVIASSPALAKSPKTPSFMVALAKVLGKITPSLTLSNGLDPKLLSRNPEAVKRYVEDPLVHDRISAKLGMSIFDNMERAHKEAHKIMVPVLLLVGTGDVITPPDGARKLFAELKVEDKALKEFKGAYHEIFEDPEWSEEFHRTIVEWLVEHSRGDLEWASAERASSIMGD; encoded by the coding sequence TTGATATATAAGGCAAAGTTCGGAACCCCCGAAAAAGGGTGGGTAGTCCTAGTTCACGGCCTTGGAGAGCACATTGGAAGATATGGCAAGCTAATAAAAACGTTAACTGAAGAGGGCTTCGCCGTCTATACCTTTGACTGGCCTGGCCATGGAAGAAGTGACGGGAAAAGAGGTCATGCGAGCATAGAGGAGGCAATGGAGATAATTGATTCCATAATTGAAGAACTAGGCGAAAAGCCCTTCCTCTTCGGTCACAGCCTTGGCGGATTAACCGTGATAAGATACGCCGAGACAAGACCTGATAGGATAAGAGGAGTTATAGCTTCCTCTCCTGCCCTCGCAAAAAGCCCGAAAACACCAAGCTTCATGGTCGCCCTCGCCAAAGTTCTCGGAAAAATAACTCCCAGTCTGACGCTTTCCAATGGTCTTGACCCGAAGCTCCTCTCTAGAAATCCCGAAGCAGTTAAACGCTACGTCGAAGATCCCCTAGTCCACGACAGGATTTCGGCAAAGCTTGGTATGAGTATCTTTGACAACATGGAGCGTGCACACAAAGAGGCCCATAAAATAATGGTGCCTGTACTTTTGCTTGTTGGCACGGGGGATGTAATAACCCCTCCAGATGGAGCAAGAAAGCTCTTCGCGGAGCTTAAAGTGGAGGACAAAGCACTGAAAGAATTCAAAGGAGCTTACCACGAGATTTTTGAAGACCCCGAATGGAGCGAGGAATTCCACAGGACAATAGTGGAGTGGCTCGTGGAGCATTCCAGGGGAGACTTGGAATGGGCGTCAGCAGAGAGAGCATCTTCTATTATGGGGGACTAA
- the tsaA gene encoding tRNA (N6-threonylcarbamoyladenosine(37)-N6)-methyltransferase TrmO — protein sequence MEKFKLTPLGRVHKDGETFLEIYPEFAEALEGLNEGDWIKLILWFHKSDTPEKRKTLKVHPRGDPKNPLRGVFATRSPVRPNPVAIYTVKIVRIKGTRIFITEIDAFDGTPIVDIKPFVKELDCPKGI from the coding sequence ATGGAAAAATTCAAACTAACCCCACTCGGCCGAGTTCATAAAGACGGCGAGACTTTCCTCGAAATCTACCCAGAGTTCGCTGAGGCTCTTGAAGGCCTTAACGAAGGTGATTGGATAAAGCTGATCTTATGGTTCCACAAGAGCGACACCCCGGAGAAGAGAAAAACATTGAAAGTCCATCCTCGTGGAGATCCAAAAAACCCGCTAAGAGGAGTTTTTGCAACTCGCTCGCCAGTTAGACCAAATCCAGTTGCCATTTACACCGTGAAGATTGTTAGGATAAAGGGGACAAGAATCTTTATCACTGAGATAGACGCCTTTGATGGTACTCCTATAGTGGATATAAAGCCCTTCGTGAAAGAGCTTGACTGTCCGAAAGGGATTTAA